In Aegilops tauschii subsp. strangulata cultivar AL8/78 chromosome 3, Aet v6.0, whole genome shotgun sequence, one genomic interval encodes:
- the LOC109771616 gene encoding thylakoid lumenal 15 kDa protein 1, chloroplastic, which produces MAMSILGALKLAPSPPATTAQPACRAPSSLHFHLANAGAAALVAASLLVADPALAFRGGGPYGQQVTRGQDLTGKDFSGQTLIKQDFKTSILRQTNFKGANLLGASFFDADLTGADLSDADLRNADFSLANVTKVNLTNANLEGALVTGNTSFKGSNIYGADFTDVPLRDDQRDYLCKIADGVNTTTGNATKETLFCK; this is translated from the exons ATGGCCATGTCCATCCTCGGCGCTCTCAAGCTCGCCCCGTCCCCGCCGGCGACGACGGCGCAGCCGGCGTGTCGCGCCCCCTCCTCGCTGCACTTCCACCTCGCCaacgccggcgccgccgcgctgGTCGCCGCCTCGCTGCTCGTCGCCGACCCGGCCCTCGCCTTCAGG GGAGGCGGGCCGTACGGGCAGCAGGTGACGCGGGGGCAGGACCTCACCGGCAAGGACTTCAGCGGCCAGACGCTCATCAAGCAGGACTTCAAGACC TCTATCCTGCGGCAGACCAACTTCAAAGGCGCGAACCTGCTCGGCGCCAGCTTCTTTGATGCGGACCTGACAG GCGCTGATCTCTCCGATGCCGACCTTAGAAACGCCGATTTCTCGCTGGCAAATGTAACAAAG GTAAATTTAACAAATGCCAACTTGGAAGGGGCACTTGTGACAGGGAACACTTCTTTCAAAGGTTCCAACATATACGGGGCAG ATTTTACTGATGTTCCACTACGAGACGACCAACGGGACTACCTCTGCAAAATTGCTGATGG GGTAAATACAACTACCGGGAACGCTACGAAGGAGACTCTCTTCTGCAAATAA
- the LOC109771603 gene encoding uncharacterized protein → MLKVSANNLTGIIPVSLANIKTLTMISCAYNHIKGNIPSEFANLSSLQYLYAGVNQLAGRFPQAILNISSLVGLNLGLNDLGGDVPPNTCTALPNLQKLELGGNFFIGHIPSSFTNASNLQIIDLSRNNFTGLVPTTIGKLTKLSALNLEDNQLQAHSKQDWEFLDSLGNCSELLVLSISSNRLSGYVPSSVGNLSNQLERLYLGKNQLSGDFPSGIENLRNLIIVSLGQNHFTGVIPEWIGTLKILQQIGLHMNFFTGVIPPSLSNLSQLGVLYLYSNKFIGDIPQSFGNFPMLQELHIANNNLHGRVPMEIFRIPTVSLIDLSFNNLDGQLPTNIGNAKQLVHLVLSSNKLSGDIPNTLGDCGSLEYIELDSNIFSGSIPTSLGSIRGLKVLNISANNLTGSIPTSLGNLQVLEKLDLSFNHLNGEVPTKGIFKNATAMQIDGNQGLCGGVPELHILACFVMPPDSIRNKKSLVLKVVIPIASMVSIGIVIFCFFLRGGKHKRKSISLPSFSTKFPMVSFNDLARATQGFSVSNLIGRGRYSSVYQGKLVEDENEVAVKVFNLETRGAQKSFISECNALRNVRHRNLVPIITVCSSIDSSGNDFKALVYELMPRGDLHKLLYSTPDYEGSSDLNLITIGQRISIVVDVADALEYLHHNNQEALVHCDLKPSNILLNDNMTAHVGDFGLARFKVGSTTSSHGNSSSIAVMGTIGYTAPEYAEGGQVSTAADVYSFGVVLLEIFIRRRPTDDMFKDGLSIVKFTEASFPDRVSEIFDPQLLKELDETPIAFKEKHVHCLLSVLNVGLCCTKTPPGERINMQEVAAQLHGIKDAYLRSSAVASVAVPE, encoded by the exons ATGTTGAAGGTTTCGGCTAACAACCTTACTGGCATCATCCCTGTTTCTCTCGCCAACATCAAAacactaaccatgattagttgtGCATACAATCACATCAAGGGAAATATCCCAAGTGAGTTTGCAAATTTGTCCAGCTTGCAGTACCTCTATGCGGGTGTAAATCAGCTGGCAGGTAGGTTTCCACAAGCCATCTTGAATATCTCTTCTCTCGTGGGCCTTAACCTTGGTCTCAATGATCTAGGTGGAGATGTACCACCAAATACATGTACTGCTCTCCCCAATCTCCAGAAACTTGAATTAGGTGGAAACTTCTTTATAGGGCACATTCCTAGTTCATTCACTAATGCTTCTAATCTTCAAATTATCGATTTGTCAAGAAACAACTTCACTGGATTGGTGCCCACCACGATTGGCAAACTTACAAAACTCTCAGCGTTGAATCTCGAAGATAATCAACTCCAAGCACATAGCAAGCAAGATTGGGAGTTTTTGGACAGCTTAGGCAACTGCAGTGAGCTTCTGGTATTATCCATTAGTTCCAATCGTCTATCGGGGTATGTACCAAGTTCAGTAGGTAACCTTTCCAACCAACTCGAGCGTCTATACTTGGGGAAGAATCAACTATCAGGAGATTTTCCTTCAGGCATTGAAAACCTCCGCAACCTGATTATTGTATCATTGGGGCAGAATCACTTTACAGGTGTGATTCCGGAGTGGATTGGAACTCTTAAAATTCTGCAGCAAATAGGCTTACACATGAACTTTTTTACGGGGGTCATTCCACCATCCTTGTCAAACTTGTCTCAACTAGGAGTGCTCTATCTATACTCAAACAAGTTCATTGGTGACATACCACAAAGCTTTGGAAACTTTCCGATGCTTCAAGAGTTGCACATTGCCAACAACAATCTTCATGGAAGGGTTCCAATGGAGATCTTCCGAATCCCAACAGTATCTCTAATTGATTTATCTTTCAACAACCTGGATGGACAACTTCCTACCAACATTGGCAATGCTAAACAACTCGTACATTTGGTACTTTCATCCAATAAGCTATCTGGAGATATTCCAAACACTCTGGGTGACTGTGGAAGTTTAGAATACATTGAGTTAGACTCGAATATTTTCAGCGGAAGCATTCCCACTTCATTAGGCAGCATAAGAGGCCTAAAAGTTTTGAATATTTCTGCCAATAACTTAACTGGTTCAATACCAACATCTCTTGGCAACCTACAAGTTCTTGAGAAACTAGATTTGTCATTCAACCACCTCAATGGTGAGGTTCCAACAAAAGGGATATTCAAGAATGCAACTGCCATGCAAATTGATGGAAATCAGGGGCTTTGTGGTGGGGTACCGGAGTTACACATACTAGCATGTTTTGTTATGCCTCCAGATTCAATTAGGAACAAGAAATCTTTGGTGCTAAAAGTGGTTATCCCAATAGCGAGTATGGTGTCAATTGGTATTGTCATATTTTGCTTCTTTCTCCGGGGAGGGAAACACAAGAGAAAATCTATATCTCTGCCATCATTTTCTACAAAATTTCCCATGGTTTCTTTCAATGATCTAGCCAGAGCAACACAGGGATTCTCAGTATCCAACTTAATAGGCAGAGGGAGATATAGTTCTGTTTACCAAGGAAAACTAGTTGAAGATGAAAATGAGGTTGCCGTGAAAGTCTTCAACCTAGAGACAAGAGGAGCACAAAAGAGCTTCATCTCAGAATGTAACGCGTTGAGAAATGTGCGGCACCGTAATTTGGTCCCTATAATAACTGTGTGCTCAAGCATTGATTCTAGTGGTAATGATTTCAAGGCCCTAGTGTATGAGCTCATGCCGCGAGGGGATTTGCATAAACTACTATACTCAACTCCAGACTATGAAGGCTCTTCGGATTTGAACCTTATTACGATTGGTCAGAGGATAAGCATCGTGGTGGATGTAGCGGATGCACTGGAGTACCTACACCATAACAACCAAGAAGCACTGGTTCATTGTGATCTGAAGCCTAGCAACATTCTTTTGAATGACAATATGACAGCTCATGTTGGAGACTTTGGCTTGGCAAGATTCAAAGTTGGTTCCACAACGTCATCTCACGGTAACTCTTCTTCAATTGCAGTGATGGGAACAATTGGATACACTGCTCCAG AATACGCAGAGGGTGGCCAAGTTTCAACTGCCGCAGATGTTTACAGCTTCGGTGTCGTTCTCCTCGAGATATTCATTCGAAGGAGGCCAACTGACGACATGTTTAAGGATGGACTCAGCATTGTGAAGTTTACAGAGGCCAGCTTCCCTGATAGGGTATCGGAGATTTTCGACCCCCAGCTGCTAAAAGAGTTGGATGAAACTCCAATAGCCTTCAAGGAAAAACATGTACATTGTCTGCTATCTGTGCTAAATGTTGGCCTTTGCTGCACTAAGACACCCCCAGGCGAACGCATCAACATGCAGGAGGTGGCTGCTCAGCTACATGGAATCAAGGATGCATATCTCAGAAGCAGTGCCGTTGCTTCAGTGGCAGTACCTGAATAA